From Coffea arabica cultivar ET-39 chromosome 9c, Coffea Arabica ET-39 HiFi, whole genome shotgun sequence, one genomic window encodes:
- the LOC113720371 gene encoding uncharacterized protein, which translates to MEAKSVEKMRLVGMSYGGFVAYSMALQFEDCVEKVVIICSPACLEEKDIRDGMFPVNNVDDAATILLPHTPEAFRKLMRYTFVKPPKALPSCLDNDFIQLAKGGPSAIDLTY; encoded by the exons ATGGAGGCTAAGTCGGTGGAGAAAATGAGGCTGGTGGGGATGAGTTACGGTGGGTTCGTGGCGTACAGCATGGCGCTGCAGTTTGAAGATTGTGTGGAGAAGGTGGTGATAATATGCTCCCCGGCGTGTTTGGAGGAGAAGGATATTAGAGATGGGATGTTTCCGGTGAATAACGTGGACGACGCCGCCACCATTCTGCTGCCGCATACGCCGGAGGCTTTCAGGAAATTGATGCGTTATACTTTTGTTAAGCCACCTAAAGCACTGCCTTCGTGCTTGGATAACGACTTCATTCAA CTTGCCAAAGGTGGTCCATCAGCTATAGACTTAACGTATTAA